A single genomic interval of Penicillium psychrofluorescens genome assembly, chromosome: 2 harbors:
- a CDS encoding uncharacterized protein (ID:PFLUO_002782-T1.cds;~source:funannotate), translating to MPHTVESPAMPTVVDKTPSAVPPTVDEIGSLINTIFSADTSQQSLDGSYALTNLLIQSVGCAGLLNYNVVAEAKKAAADKKNGAKRESAMLIIGALFERFPREHPLSEVVFLLHDGGMLNVALDALADKGTVVRDSAQYAIDALFASLSPEAMINALLPALQQYIGKGSGKWQGFVGAYKLLEKMAVKAQIGNGSKEEELQKDLLREAMGKTLKELIPIVESGMHDLKPEVAKQSTKTMTALTTLLSNDDVAPRIPLLIKTMEQPSEKTLQNAIHALSQTTFVAIVTSPVLALLTPLLERSLNSPRTPQETLRQTVVVVENLTKLVHDPAEARTFLPKLQPGVKSVKDRASLPEVRELATRALDVIEKAMADNEVASGSIVKTTPEDVLAVLSPKIQEHGGLRGFGDAKFHDLVKSFIAGMVREDVNCRMHNRIPACIGPYLRGLVADNQSDAIAEAVQAHFIEEDHRKFGKPVQEDPNAVEIVNADFSLAYGGMLLLSHTNLRLLKGHRYGLCGRNGCGKSTLMRSIANEKLEGFPPQDEVRTCFVEHNQGEDADLSILEYVSKDPKISDQGKEHISEVLLEFGFTDGPEGRQSQPVGSLSGGWKMKLALARAMLMKADVLLLDEPTNHLDVANVKWLQDYLKQHTDITSLIVSHDSGFLDEVCTDIYHYEGKKLVNYVGNLADFVKVKPEASSYYTLSSSNVQFKFPPPGILAGIKSQTRSILRMTNCSYTYPGAPRPSLSEASLSLSLSSRVAIIGGNGAGKSTFIKMLTGETIPQTGKVEKHPNLRMGYIKQHALEHVEMHLEKTPSQYLQWRYANGDDREVFLKQTRILTDADKAQLETPIDLGDGRGGRRIEALIGRQKWKKSFQYEVKWIGLLPKYNTMISRETLLDRGFFKMVQEFDDHEASREGLGFRILDPKTISKHFEDVGLDPEIANHNEISGLSGGQKVKVVLAGAMWNNPHLLVLDEPTNFLDRDSLGGLAVAIRDFKGGVVMISHNEEFVGALCPEQLHIAEGRIVSRTNTAVSLDRFEDSATNSPSAPGTPAGASANTSAAASAVNSGAEDTGDLKFRAKKKKKMTRAQLKDREVRRRLRYIEWLNSPKGTPKPIDTDDEA from the exons TTGATCATTGGCGCTTTGTTCGAGCGATTCCCGCGCGAGCACCCCTTGAGCGAGGTCGTCTTTCTGCTGCACGATGGTGGTATGCTCAATGTCGCCCTGGATGCTCTGGCAGACAAGGGCACTGTGGTGCGCGATTCGGCCCAGTACGCCATCGATGCTCTGTTCGCTTCGCTCAGCCCCGAGGCGATGATCAACGCGCTCTTGCCGGCTCTGCAGCAGTACATTGGCAAGGGATCTGGCAAGTGGCAGGGCTTTGTTGGCGCCTATAAACTGCTTGAAAAGATGGCCGTCAAGGCGCAAATTGGTAATGGatccaaggaggaggaactGCAGAAGGATCTGCTGCGCGAGGCTATGGGCAAGACTCTTAAGGAGCTCATTCCCATCGTCGAGTCCGGCATGCATGACCTGAAGCCCGAAGTCGCCAAACAGTCCACCAAGACGATGACTGCCTTGACCACTCTTCTCTCAAACGACGACGTTGCTCCTCGCATCCCGCTGCTCATCAAGACTATGGAGCAGCCTTCGGAGAAGACCCTGCAGAATGCGATCCACGCTCTCTCCCAGACCACCTTCGTCGCTATTGTTACCTCTCCCGTTCTGGCGCTTCTGACTCCGCTGCTTGAACGGTCCCTGAACTCCCCCCGGACCCCGCAGGAAACCCTTCGGCAAACCGTTGTTGTGGTGGAGAACTTGACCAAGCTGGTTCATGACCCGGCGGAGGCGCGGACTTTCCTCCCCAAGCTTCAGCCCGGTGTAAAGTCTGTCAAGGACCGTGCCTCGCTGCCCGAGGTCCGGGAACTGGCCACGCGCGCTCTCGATGtcatcgagaaggccatggccgacaacGAGGTTGCCTCGGGCTCTATCGTCAAGACCACTCCTGAAGACGTTCTTGCCGTGTTGAGCCCAAAGATCCAGGAGCACGGCGGTCTGCGCGGCTTCGGCGATGCCAAGTTCCACGATTTGGTCAAGTCTTTCATCGCTGGTATGGTTCGGGAAGATGTCAACTGCCGCATGCACAATCGCATCCCCGCTTGCATCGGTCCATACCTTCGCGGCCTGGTTGCCGATAACCAGTCAGACGCGATTGCCGAGGCTGTACAGGCGCACTTTATTGAAGAAGACCACCGCAAGTTCGGCAAGCCTGTTCAGGAGGATCCGAATGCGGTCGAAATCGTCAACGCCGACTTCTCCCTTGCCTACGGAGGCATGCTGCTGCTTTCTCACACCAACCTACGCTTGCTGAAAGGCCATCGCTACGGTCTCTGTGGCCGCAACGGTTGCGGAAAGTCGACGCTGATGCGCAGTATCGCCAACGAAAAGCTGGAAGGTTTCCCGCCACAAGACGAAGTTCGCACATGCTTTGTCGAGCACAATCAGGGCGAGGACGCCGATCTCAGCATCCTCGAATACGTTTCTAAAGATCCTAAGATCTCCGACCAGGGCAAGGAACACATCAGCGAAGTCCTGCTGGAGTTCGGTTTCACCGATGGACCCGAAGGACGTCAATCTCAGCCGGTTGGCTCGCTATCCGGTGGTTGGAAGATGAagctggctctggcccgCGCGATGCTCATGAAAGCGGacgtgctgctgctggacgAGCCGACTAACCATCTCGACGTGGCCAATGTGAAATGGCTGCAGGACTACCTCAAGCAACACACCGACATCACCAGTCTGATCGTCAGTCACGATTCTGGTTTCTTGGATGAGGTCTGCACCGATATCTACCACtacgagggcaagaagctcGTCAACTACGTGGGCAACCTTGCCGA CTTCGTCAAGGTCAAACCTGAGGCCAGTAGTTACTACACTCTGTCCTCATCCAACGTGCAGTTCAAGTTCCCTCCTCCGGGCATCTTGGCCGGTATCAAGTCTCAGACTCGCTCCATTCTCCGGATGACCAACTGCTCGTACACTTATCCCGGTGCCCCGCGTCCGTCTCTCAGTGAGGCCTCGCtgtcgctgtcgctgtcCTCCCGTGTCGCCATTATCGGCGGTAACGGTGCTGGCAAATCGACCTTCATCAAAATGCTGACCGGTGAAACGATCCCCCAGACTGGTAAGGTTGAGAAACATCCCAATCTCCGTATGGGATACATCAAGCAGCACGCTCTGGAGCACGTGGAGATGCACTTGGAGAAGACCCCAAGCCAGTATCTTCAGTGGCGATATGCCAACGGGGATGACCGCGAGGTGTTCCTGAAGCAAACGCGTATCCTAACTGATGCCGACAAGGCTCAATTGGAGACGCCTATTGATCTGGGTGATGGTCGTGGAGGCCGTCGCATCGAGGCGTTGATCGGTCGCCAAAAATGGAAGAAGTCATTCCAGTACGAAGT GAAATGGATTGGGCTGCTTCCCAAATACAACACCATGATTTCCCGCGAGACGCTCTTGGATCGGGGATTCTTCAAGATGGTCCAAGAGTTTGATGACCACGAGGCGTCCCGCGAAGGCTTGGGTTTCCGCATCCTTGACCCCAAGACCATCTCCAAGCACTTTGAGGATGTTGGTCTGGACCCCGAGATCGCCAATCACAATGAGATCTCCGGTCTGTCCGGTGGACAGAAGGTGAAGGTTGTGCTGGCCGGCGCGATGTGGAACAACCCGCATCTGCTGGTTCTTGACGAGCCGACTAATTTCTTGGACCGTGACTCGCTAGGTGGCCTAGCTGTGGCCATCCGTGACTTCAAGGGCGGTGTGGTCATGATCTCTCACAACGAGGAGTTCGTGGGCGCCCTCTGCCCGGAGCAGCTGCACATCGCCGAGGGACGTATTGTCAGCCGTACCAACACGGCGGTTTCTCTCGATCGCTTCGAGGACAGCGCCACTAACTCGCCGTCTGCCCCCGGCACTCCTGCGGGCGCCTCTGCCAACACCAGCGCTGCTGCGTCGGCCGTCAActccggcgccgaggatACCGGCGACCTCAAGTTCCGtgccaagaagaagaagaagatgacccGCGCCCAGCTGAAGGACCGTGaggtccgccgccgcctgcggTACATTGAATGGTTGAACTCGCCCAAGGGTACCCCGAAGCCCATCGATACGGACGATGAGGCGTAA